The window TGACCTTCATCCAGGAACTGCTGAATATGTTTAGGAGCAGAACCACCGGCACCGGTTTCAAATAAGCCACCGCCGTTCATAAGAGGAACGATGGAAAGCATCTTGGCGCTGGTTCCTACTTCCAGAATGGGGAAGAGGTCGGTGAGGTAATCTCGCAGCACATTTCCGGTTACAGAAATGGTGTCTTTACCTTCTTTAATACGCTCCAGAGTAAAACGCATGGCTTTAACCGGCGACATGATATGAATCTCTAATCCTTCGGTATCAAATTCAGGAAGATATGCATTCACTTTTTTAATAAGCTCAGCATCATGCTCGCGGTTTTCATCCAGCCAGAATACGGCGGGAGATCCGGTTTCACGCGCTCTGCGAGCAGCCAGTCCAACCCAGTCTTTGATAGGAGCATCTTTAGTCTGGCACATTCTCCAGATGTCGCCTTCTTCAACCGGATGTTCTACAACGGTTTCTCCTGCTTTATTGACTACTCGCACAGAGCCACTCCCCGGAATCTCAAAGGTTTTGTCGTGAGAGCCGTACTCCTCAGCTTTCTTAGCCATTAATCCTACATTAGGAACACTTCCCATGGTAGTTGGATCGAAAGCGCCGTGCTCTTTACAAAAATCGATTACTTCCTGGTAAATACCGGCATAACTGCTTTCCGGGATCACAGCTTTGGTATCCTGAGTTTCATCGTTTTTATTCCACATCTGTCCGGAGGTTCGGATCATAGCCGGCATGGAGGCATCAATAATTACATCGCTGGGAACATGAAGATTGGTAATTCCTTTGTGGGAATTCACCATAGCCAGATCCGGTCCATTTTCATAGCATTCTTGAATGTCTTGCCTGATCTCCGCCTGCTTGTCTTCCGGCAGTTCCTTGATCTTTGCTTCCAGGTCTCCAAAGCCATTGTTGGGATCTACCCCTAATTTTTTGAGCGTTTCACCATGTTTCTCGAATACTTCTTTGAAATACACTTTCACGGCATGACCAAAAATTATCGGGTCTGAAACCTTCATCATGGTCGCTTTCATATGCAGCGAAAAGAGCACGCCTTTTTCTTTGGCATCTTTAACTTCATTTTCAAGAAAATTAACCAAGGCTTTTTTGCTCATAGCCGCAGCATCAATTACTTCACCGGGCTGAAGGGGCGTGCTTTCTTTTAATACCTGAACATTACCATCGGTATCCACAAACTCGATTCGGACATCATCGGCATCAGGTACGGTGACCGATTTTTCAGAATGAGCAAAATCATGATCATCCATGGTAGCTACATGTGATTTGGAATCAGAACTCCATTCACCCATGGAATGCGGGTTATTTCGGGCATATTCTTTAACCGGTTTGGGGGCCCGGCGGTCGGAGTTACCTTCACGAAGAACCGGATTAACCGCGCTGCCTTTCACAACATCGTAGCGTTTTTGAATTTTCTTTTCTTCTTCGGTTTGAGGCTCTTCCGGGTAGTCGGGAAGGTCATACCCTTTGTTCTGCAATTCCTTAATGGCTGCAACCAACTGTGGAATAGAAGCACTGATATTTGGAAGCTTGATGATATTTGCTTCCGGTTTCTTGGCCAGATCGCCCAGCTCAGCAAGTGCATCTGTAACCTGCTGATCTTCTTTCAAATAATCGGGGAAGTTGGCAAGAATACGTCCGGCAAGAGAAATGTCTTTGGTCTCTACATTAACTCCGGCGGCCTTGGTGAATGATTCAATAATAGGGAGGAAAGAATGGGTAGCTAAGAAAGGTCCTTCATCCGTTATCGTATAAAAAATCTTGGCTTTATCAGTGCTCATTTTTAAGTAAATGGTTAATGTTCAATAATTAAATGTGAAGATCGAAAAAATGGTTTCCGAAGAAAAATTAAGGGGCAGGGAGTTTACAAATTTTAGAGGCAAAAGAACATTCGAAAGAATATCGAACATTCAATTTTGAACATTCAATAATGAAGTACCCGGCAAGCACTTTAGCCAGATTCATTATTCCTGATGGAATGTTCGATATTCACCTGTCAAATTCTGTATATTAGATAAGATTTGGTAACCTCCAGCGTTAGCCATCCAAAGCCAATAAAATTGAGGTGTTGTTATGATCAGACCGATGTTCGGCTTCCGGCCTAAACCCAAAAAATTTGATTACCCGTTTCGCTATTACGATCCCGAAAAGGATGAAAAAGAAAAGCGCCGAAAGCGGATCAAATTTGAGACCCATACAAGACGAAGACCGGCACAATTTACCCGCGTCGTTTTTTACGCGGCATGCCTTGCCCTTATTGTTTATTTAATTTCACTTTAAAATACGTACAGACAACCATTGAGCGATACCCGGATTAGCGATTCCATTATACATCAGCTTCCCCCAGAAATAAGTAATAAAATTGCGGCCGGAGAGGTAATTCAACGCCCGGCTTCTGTAGTTAAAGAACTTCTCGACAACGCCATTGATGCCGGCGGTGATCAGGTTAAAATTCTTATCCAAAATGCCGGACGGACCCTGATCCAGGTTTCTGATAACGGGTGCGGAATGAGTAAAGAGGATCTCCCGCTTTGTTTTGAACGTCACGCTACTTCAAAGATCAATTCGGTTGATGATCTTTTTAAAATCCGCACATTGGGTTTTCGGGGTGAAGCGATGGCTTCTATCGCATCGGTATCCCAGGTAACCGTTAAGACCAAGCGAGCCGGTGATGAAAACGGCTGGGAGATTGAAGTTTGGGGCGGAGAGGAAAGAGAAATCAAACCCACCGCCATTGATAACGGAACTACCATTGCCGTTCGCAATCTCTTTTTTAATGTACCGGCCCGACGACAGTTTTTGAAAACAGACGTCACAGAGCTTCGGCATATCCTGAGGACCATTCAGTATGCTGCCCTGGCTAACACCGATGTAGCTTTTTATGTGGAAGCCGATGGCGATATCATTTATGATTTACCGGTTCAGGACTTGAAAGACCGGGTTACCCAGATTTTTGGCAGTTCCTACAAAGCCAGCCTGATTGAGTTCGGGGAAGAAACCAGCTACGTGAAGATTCACGGGTTTGCATCCGATCCCAAGCTGGCCAAAAAAAGCCGGGGAGAGCAGTTCTTATTTGTGAACGGCCGACCTTTTCAGCACCGGTACCTTACCCATGTGATATTGAGTTTGTATGACGCATGGACCCGAAATAATGAATACCCGTTTTATGCTCTTTTCTTTGATATTGATCCTTCCAAAGTAGATGTGAACGTGCATCCTTCAAAAATGGAGGTGAAGTTTGAAGATGAGCGTAGTGTGATTCAGCTTGCACGGTCGGTTGTGAACCGGGCCTTGAATAAACATTTCCAGGTGCCCAATATTCAGCAGGATCAGGATGCTTTTTTGAGTGATGATCCTTCGAAAGGATTTGATTCAGGTTTCAGTTTTAACAAGCCTCAGTC of the Gracilimonas sediminicola genome contains:
- a CDS encoding NADP-dependent isocitrate dehydrogenase, giving the protein MSTDKAKIFYTITDEGPFLATHSFLPIIESFTKAAGVNVETKDISLAGRILANFPDYLKEDQQVTDALAELGDLAKKPEANIIKLPNISASIPQLVAAIKELQNKGYDLPDYPEEPQTEEEKKIQKRYDVVKGSAVNPVLREGNSDRRAPKPVKEYARNNPHSMGEWSSDSKSHVATMDDHDFAHSEKSVTVPDADDVRIEFVDTDGNVQVLKESTPLQPGEVIDAAAMSKKALVNFLENEVKDAKEKGVLFSLHMKATMMKVSDPIIFGHAVKVYFKEVFEKHGETLKKLGVDPNNGFGDLEAKIKELPEDKQAEIRQDIQECYENGPDLAMVNSHKGITNLHVPSDVIIDASMPAMIRTSGQMWNKNDETQDTKAVIPESSYAGIYQEVIDFCKEHGAFDPTTMGSVPNVGLMAKKAEEYGSHDKTFEIPGSGSVRVVNKAGETVVEHPVEEGDIWRMCQTKDAPIKDWVGLAARRARETGSPAVFWLDENREHDAELIKKVNAYLPEFDTEGLEIHIMSPVKAMRFTLERIKEGKDTISVTGNVLRDYLTDLFPILEVGTSAKMLSIVPLMNGGGLFETGAGGSAPKHIQQFLDEGHLRWDSLGEFLALAVSLEHLGKTFDNDRALVLSETLDEANTQYLQNDKSPSRKVNEHDNRGSHFYLAMYWARALANQSKDAELAERFKAVADKLEENEAKINEELIAAQGSPEEIEGYYWPNREIVYDRMRPSETLNSIIESV
- the mutL gene encoding DNA mismatch repair endonuclease MutL; this encodes MSDTRISDSIIHQLPPEISNKIAAGEVIQRPASVVKELLDNAIDAGGDQVKILIQNAGRTLIQVSDNGCGMSKEDLPLCFERHATSKINSVDDLFKIRTLGFRGEAMASIASVSQVTVKTKRAGDENGWEIEVWGGEEREIKPTAIDNGTTIAVRNLFFNVPARRQFLKTDVTELRHILRTIQYAALANTDVAFYVEADGDIIYDLPVQDLKDRVTQIFGSSYKASLIEFGEETSYVKIHGFASDPKLAKKSRGEQFLFVNGRPFQHRYLTHVILSLYDAWTRNNEYPFYALFFDIDPSKVDVNVHPSKMEVKFEDERSVIQLARSVVNRALNKHFQVPNIQQDQDAFLSDDPSKGFDSGFSFNKPQSSGQSGGGFQIPSRINNRSSNIGGRGDEFGKKLYGGGSPQRPNYSEAENFEPAEEEQKKVTQEKGFWQLHNTYILTQTRTGLTVIDQHLAHKRIIFEKAINATEEALPSTQQLLFAQTLELSASDYTLLKELHSIIQRMGFSVQLLSGNTAMINGVPADIEIGNEEEVLISMLHQYQELGQKVKLEAREKLAIAFAAKAAIPRGKKLTEQEMEGLVDQLFACEQPYLDPLKKPTISYIPLDELQSRFR